One genomic window of Microbacterium testaceum StLB037 includes the following:
- a CDS encoding AAA family ATPase, which produces MADRWHKLSQAPTTSASGEGTAPMTAADLFRDTAETVVVPLDEKLRQTYYWIVNRAVISPYYDVEFSSGAPLAFTLGDAGAELTLPSEASFSSNVLLPLLSFAVGGKCLLVGGPGRGKTTVAVLMGVLAGSTPDDVRRGVQQGQPQLTISDLVGIPLPRDLMNAASLAEVGVAWRDWLSRPVKIVDEYNRIPTKTQSALLTMVAEGYVESHDQLRKTAPASGVESWFFTANDDAGGGTFPVIQALRDRMDVTVPAAGFNSRFLDELITRVEAGEKPEEHVPAELVFAPDEQTAMRAAIRAVPVPADVRRRLEFFLSHFEFVQGGGRRFEYRTKDTVTTAGGKVAETIEANSGADLMADLGAQTLNGLSVRALQTLIVYAKAVAWFRGRDAVSLADVAAMVPFVLRGKLLPNPTHPRFDVGVERELSTDLMSWLSDLFAESCRQYDALGRGRKDPVGELLAQLDAGLDGVSAVEASRRLTAIEARLRAASASGKLYGRDFDDLTALKYLHQRYTAYLRWVEGRA; this is translated from the coding sequence ATGGCGGACCGCTGGCACAAGCTCTCGCAGGCACCCACCACGTCGGCCTCGGGCGAGGGGACGGCCCCGATGACGGCCGCCGACCTCTTCCGCGACACCGCCGAGACGGTCGTCGTGCCGCTGGATGAGAAGCTGCGCCAGACGTACTACTGGATCGTCAACCGGGCGGTGATCTCGCCGTACTACGACGTCGAGTTCTCCTCCGGGGCGCCGCTCGCGTTCACCCTCGGCGACGCCGGGGCCGAGCTGACGCTGCCGAGCGAGGCGTCGTTCTCGTCGAACGTCCTGCTCCCGCTGCTGAGCTTCGCGGTCGGGGGCAAGTGCCTGCTCGTCGGTGGTCCGGGGCGCGGAAAGACGACCGTCGCGGTGCTCATGGGGGTCCTCGCCGGTTCCACGCCCGACGACGTGCGCCGCGGGGTGCAGCAGGGGCAGCCGCAGCTCACGATCAGCGACCTCGTCGGCATCCCTCTTCCCCGCGACCTCATGAACGCCGCGAGTCTGGCCGAGGTGGGCGTCGCGTGGCGCGACTGGCTGTCGCGGCCGGTCAAGATCGTCGACGAGTACAACCGCATCCCCACCAAGACCCAGTCGGCGCTGTTGACGATGGTGGCCGAGGGGTACGTCGAGAGCCACGACCAGCTGCGGAAGACGGCGCCCGCGTCGGGTGTGGAGAGCTGGTTCTTCACCGCGAACGACGATGCGGGCGGAGGGACGTTCCCCGTCATCCAGGCGCTCCGTGACCGCATGGACGTCACCGTGCCGGCGGCCGGGTTCAACAGCCGTTTCCTCGACGAGCTGATCACGCGCGTCGAGGCGGGCGAGAAGCCCGAGGAGCACGTTCCCGCCGAGCTCGTCTTCGCCCCCGACGAGCAGACCGCGATGCGCGCCGCGATCCGCGCGGTGCCGGTGCCCGCCGACGTGCGACGGCGGCTCGAGTTCTTCCTCAGTCACTTCGAGTTCGTGCAGGGCGGCGGGCGGAGGTTCGAGTACCGCACGAAAGACACCGTCACCACCGCCGGCGGCAAGGTCGCCGAGACGATCGAGGCGAACTCCGGGGCCGATCTCATGGCCGACCTCGGCGCCCAGACGCTGAACGGACTGTCGGTGCGGGCGCTGCAGACCCTCATCGTCTACGCCAAGGCCGTCGCCTGGTTCCGCGGGCGCGACGCCGTCTCGCTCGCCGATGTCGCGGCGATGGTGCCGTTCGTGCTGCGCGGGAAGCTGCTGCCGAACCCCACGCACCCGCGCTTCGACGTCGGCGTCGAACGGGAGCTGTCGACCGACCTCATGAGCTGGCTCAGCGACCTGTTCGCCGAGTCGTGCCGCCAATACGACGCCCTCGGGCGCGGGCGCAAGGACCCGGTGGGCGAGCTCCTCGCGCAACTGGATGCCGGACTCGACGGGGTCTCCGCGGTCGAGGCCTCGCGCCGCTTGACCGCGATCGAGGCACGGCTGCGCGCCGCGTCGGCGTCGGGCAAGCTCTACGGGCGGGACTTCGACGACCTCACGGCCCTGAAGTACCTGCACCAGCGCTACACCGCGTACCTCCGCTGGGTCGAGGGGCGCGCGTGA
- a CDS encoding AAA family ATPase, whose translation MTARLFFVIGPAGSGKSTVSTLIARRIRAAYLDKDSVATAFTEALLEAAGSDKNERDNNPYYQSVVMGLEYATLLRLAGDNLRLGNDVVLDAPFVRYFPEEDYLERAAASHGWPADVVITVVHVTVDGALVRDRVDSRGYGRDAWKLAHWDEFWATAQAADCRWRGAHHVLFDNSAPGADPAALEAALAAFV comes from the coding sequence ATGACCGCACGACTCTTCTTCGTGATCGGCCCGGCCGGCAGCGGCAAGTCGACCGTGAGCACCCTCATCGCCCGACGCATCCGCGCGGCCTATCTCGACAAGGACTCCGTCGCGACCGCGTTCACCGAGGCTCTCCTCGAAGCAGCGGGCAGCGACAAGAACGAACGCGACAACAACCCCTACTACCAGAGCGTGGTGATGGGGCTGGAGTACGCGACGCTCCTCCGCCTCGCCGGCGACAACCTGCGTCTGGGCAACGATGTCGTGCTCGACGCCCCTTTCGTGCGGTACTTCCCCGAAGAGGACTACCTCGAGCGTGCCGCCGCGTCGCACGGCTGGCCCGCCGACGTCGTCATCACCGTCGTGCATGTGACGGTCGACGGCGCCCTCGTCCGCGATCGCGTCGACTCCCGTGGCTACGGCCGCGATGCCTGGAAGCTCGCCCATTGGGACGAGTTCTGGGCCACGGCGCAGGCCGCGGACTGCCGATGGCGTGGGGCACACCACGTGCTGTTCGACAACAGCGCCCCGGGCGCCGATCCCGCGGCGCTGGAGGCCGCCCTGGCCGCCTTCGTCTGA
- the pnuC gene encoding nicotinamide riboside transporter PnuC yields MIEWILAEWTQILGFATGAACVMLAARRNVWTYPIGIANNLVFLVVFVPAGLYASAALQVVYLVLGVHGWLRWTRGVEHDREYVARTPRCAVPWLIVAAVAGTALLTWVLATFTDSQVALADAATTSASLVAQYMLNRKWIENWFVWIGVDIAFVALSIATGLWIIAALYALFIVLCVSGLWSWRRVQNEARDAEPAADARA; encoded by the coding sequence GTGATCGAGTGGATTCTGGCCGAGTGGACGCAGATCCTCGGCTTCGCGACGGGCGCCGCGTGCGTGATGCTGGCGGCCCGGCGGAACGTGTGGACGTACCCGATCGGTATCGCGAACAACCTCGTCTTCCTGGTGGTGTTCGTGCCGGCGGGGCTCTACGCGAGCGCCGCCCTGCAGGTGGTCTACCTCGTGCTCGGCGTGCACGGGTGGCTGCGGTGGACCCGCGGCGTCGAGCACGACCGCGAGTACGTCGCCCGAACACCCCGGTGCGCCGTGCCCTGGCTCATCGTCGCCGCGGTGGCGGGGACGGCCCTGCTGACCTGGGTTCTCGCCACCTTCACCGACTCGCAGGTCGCTCTCGCGGATGCGGCGACCACGTCGGCGAGCCTCGTCGCGCAGTACATGCTCAACCGCAAGTGGATCGAGAACTGGTTCGTGTGGATCGGGGTGGACATCGCCTTCGTGGCGCTCTCGATCGCCACCGGACTGTGGATCATCGCCGCGCTGTACGCCCTGTTCATCGTGCTGTGCGTGAGCGGGCTCTGGTCGTGGCGCCGCGTGCAGAACGAGGCGAGGGATGCCGAGCCCGCGGCGGATGCGCGTGCCTGA
- a CDS encoding AMP-binding protein encodes MSDPDGLLLGAGAGGEPEPAAVPDPDDPLALGEYRPGSAAVLTDAERWPTLDAEAAARLDRWRTHPAAPTWVHATGDRLTAEAVERTRTPLPLEGWLDEHLATARKLPFYRGRAGLSTLADFPPIGRADLAADVSAFVPLDADLDRMLHGTSSGSTGAALVIPDDVEEVARGFHLLFDLARRAGVDWTPDAERLALVWVLQQRQAFTYVSLISGFAHRAMARVNLDRRAWRAASDRSRFLAAADPQVISGNPTSLAELLSDDLRGVLRPLALFSGAMALSGPLRAELEAAFACPVIDVYGLHETRPIAARTDDGPFRVLDRRVLVEVLDAEGRPVPEGTMGEIVVTAGENPLLPLVRYRTGDVGRLVRLADGGVAIADLEGREHTEFVTGAGTRVPSVDLTQQLQSHGALGWAVVQGASGAVAATVVGGDAERIRAALERLLDQPVEVTRVERLIDLGEGKPRRFVSHAVDPGRETATA; translated from the coding sequence GTGAGTGATCCCGACGGTCTGCTCCTCGGTGCCGGCGCCGGCGGCGAGCCGGAGCCGGCGGCGGTGCCCGACCCCGACGACCCCCTCGCGCTCGGGGAGTACCGCCCGGGCTCCGCGGCGGTGCTGACGGACGCCGAACGCTGGCCGACCCTCGACGCCGAGGCCGCCGCCCGCCTCGACCGGTGGCGGACGCATCCCGCGGCACCCACGTGGGTGCACGCGACCGGCGATCGGCTCACGGCCGAGGCCGTCGAGCGCACGCGCACGCCGCTCCCGCTCGAGGGATGGCTCGACGAGCACCTCGCGACCGCCCGGAAGCTGCCGTTCTACCGCGGACGCGCGGGCCTCTCGACCCTCGCCGACTTCCCGCCCATCGGTCGCGCCGATCTCGCGGCCGACGTCTCGGCGTTCGTCCCCCTCGACGCCGACCTCGACCGGATGCTGCACGGCACGAGCTCGGGCTCGACGGGGGCGGCGCTCGTCATCCCCGACGACGTCGAAGAGGTCGCGCGCGGCTTCCACCTCCTCTTCGATCTCGCCCGCCGCGCGGGCGTTGACTGGACCCCGGATGCCGAGCGCCTGGCGCTCGTGTGGGTGCTCCAGCAGCGCCAGGCGTTCACGTACGTCTCGCTCATCAGCGGCTTCGCGCACCGGGCGATGGCGCGCGTGAACCTCGACCGCCGCGCCTGGCGCGCGGCATCCGATCGCTCCCGTTTCCTCGCCGCAGCGGACCCGCAGGTGATCTCGGGAAACCCGACGAGCCTCGCCGAGCTGTTGAGCGACGACCTGCGCGGGGTGCTGCGGCCGCTCGCGCTGTTCTCGGGGGCGATGGCGCTGTCGGGGCCGCTCCGCGCCGAGCTCGAGGCCGCGTTCGCCTGCCCGGTCATCGACGTCTACGGCCTTCACGAGACCCGGCCGATCGCGGCGCGCACCGATGACGGGCCGTTCCGGGTGCTGGACCGGCGCGTTCTCGTCGAGGTCCTGGATGCCGAGGGGCGCCCGGTCCCGGAGGGGACGATGGGCGAGATCGTCGTCACGGCGGGCGAGAACCCGCTGCTCCCGCTCGTGCGGTACCGCACCGGCGATGTCGGCCGGCTCGTGCGTCTCGCCGACGGCGGCGTGGCGATCGCCGACCTCGAGGGGCGCGAGCACACCGAGTTCGTCACCGGGGCGGGCACGCGCGTCCCCTCGGTCGACCTCACGCAGCAGTTGCAGAGTCACGGGGCGCTCGGGTGGGCGGTCGTGCAGGGTGCGTCCGGGGCGGTCGCGGCGACGGTGGTCGGCGGCGATGCCGAGCGGATCCGCGCGGCGCTGGAACGGCTGCTGGACCAGCCCGTCGAGGTCACGCGGGTGGAACGGCTCATCGATCTCGGCGAGGGCAAGCCGCGACGGTTCGTCTCGCACGCGGTGGACCCGGGGCGCGAGACCGCGACGGCGTGA
- a CDS encoding NAD/NADP transhydrogenase subunit alpha yields MKTAALEGDLRRAWESAQELWGVHMHDAELRPGAGKTHGAPAWFRFPPAIVVDPRMVAELGGADEMESVFAHELGHHALAPGTRLDSLKIRHQLARTLVAAGATSVRDDDVAMLSNLWTDLLVNARVGLLQRRRDGPGEPGIVRLSRSLYRASRDTGGRLWWVYLRTYELLWDLRPGTLCAVQPPPAPARRATGATTESPLERIPERHREAEQKLREARAEAERVSRELAEATITRPGLDADLLAGLVRTFAGDAVSGALRFGVLVAPYLVAERAAGASMPGGECSADGAPPGAAELGRVLADPRLREPIPVPEGRSPGAARSARKGAGQALGVARTLELYEGADQDAVIAAWYRAEAARWVRPLTQRAPATPAEELPGPVETWETGDDLADLDWPATLRAGGAVIPGITTRRRSYLADDPLPRETSITLDLYIDSSGSMPNPRSGSPAVLAGTILALSILRGGGRVRVASFSGPGQVGGSETFTRDAGQVVRDLALFFAGGTTFPLDLLERRAEGHGRATAEERRHLVVLSDDGLVSMFGAGDPDRADVAARVRSTLTTGTLVVLDRSRRVEPLAKAAGYEILYLETMDDAPRACAELAEVLNG; encoded by the coding sequence GTGAAGACGGCCGCGCTCGAAGGGGACCTCCGCCGCGCGTGGGAGAGCGCGCAGGAGCTCTGGGGCGTGCACATGCACGACGCCGAGCTGCGGCCGGGCGCCGGGAAGACGCACGGGGCTCCGGCGTGGTTCCGCTTCCCTCCCGCGATCGTCGTCGATCCGCGCATGGTCGCCGAGCTCGGCGGGGCCGACGAGATGGAGAGCGTCTTCGCGCACGAGCTGGGGCATCACGCGCTCGCCCCCGGGACGCGGCTGGACTCGTTGAAGATCCGGCATCAGCTCGCGCGGACGCTCGTGGCGGCCGGAGCGACGTCCGTGCGCGACGACGACGTCGCGATGCTGTCGAACCTGTGGACCGACCTGCTCGTGAACGCCCGGGTGGGTCTGCTTCAGCGCCGTCGGGACGGGCCGGGGGAACCGGGCATCGTGCGGCTCTCCCGGTCGCTCTATCGGGCCTCGCGCGACACGGGCGGCCGACTGTGGTGGGTGTACCTGCGCACGTACGAGTTGCTGTGGGATCTGCGTCCCGGGACGCTCTGCGCGGTCCAGCCCCCGCCGGCACCGGCCCGGCGCGCCACCGGGGCGACGACGGAAAGCCCCCTCGAGAGGATTCCCGAGCGACATCGCGAGGCCGAGCAGAAGCTGCGCGAGGCCCGGGCCGAAGCCGAGCGCGTGTCGCGCGAGCTCGCCGAGGCCACCATCACGCGCCCGGGCCTCGATGCCGACCTCCTCGCCGGTCTCGTGCGCACCTTCGCGGGCGATGCCGTCTCGGGTGCGCTGCGCTTCGGGGTGCTCGTCGCGCCCTACCTCGTGGCGGAGCGGGCCGCGGGCGCGTCGATGCCGGGTGGGGAGTGCTCGGCCGACGGCGCGCCGCCGGGGGCGGCGGAACTCGGCCGCGTGCTCGCGGATCCCCGGCTGCGGGAGCCGATCCCCGTCCCCGAAGGACGCTCACCCGGTGCCGCGCGTTCGGCGCGGAAGGGCGCGGGGCAGGCCCTCGGGGTCGCCCGCACGCTCGAGCTGTACGAGGGAGCGGACCAGGATGCCGTGATCGCGGCGTGGTACCGCGCCGAGGCCGCGCGATGGGTGCGACCGCTCACGCAGCGCGCCCCCGCGACACCCGCCGAGGAGCTGCCGGGACCCGTCGAGACCTGGGAGACCGGCGACGATCTGGCCGACCTGGACTGGCCCGCGACGCTGCGCGCCGGCGGGGCGGTGATACCGGGGATCACGACCCGGCGCCGCTCGTACCTCGCCGACGACCCGCTGCCGCGCGAGACGAGCATCACCCTCGACCTGTACATCGACTCGTCGGGGTCGATGCCGAACCCGCGATCGGGGTCGCCCGCCGTGCTCGCCGGCACGATCCTCGCGTTGTCGATCCTGCGCGGCGGAGGGCGGGTGCGGGTGGCGAGCTTCTCCGGCCCCGGACAGGTCGGCGGCAGCGAGACCTTCACGCGCGACGCGGGGCAGGTCGTCCGCGATCTCGCCCTCTTCTTCGCCGGGGGCACGACCTTCCCCCTCGACCTGCTGGAGCGCCGCGCCGAAGGGCACGGTCGCGCGACGGCGGAGGAGCGCCGCCACCTCGTCGTGCTCTCGGACGACGGTCTGGTGTCGATGTTCGGCGCGGGCGATCCCGACCGGGCCGATGTCGCGGCGCGTGTGCGTTCCACGCTCACCACCGGCACACTCGTCGTCCTCGACCGCTCGCGACGGGTGGAGCCTCTCGCGAAGGCGGCCGGCTACGAGATCCTGTACCTGGAGACGATGGATGACGCCCCCAGGGCGTGCGCGGAACTCGCGGAGGTGCTGAATGGCTGA
- a CDS encoding DeoR/GlpR family DNA-binding transcription regulator, translating to MSTPPPLIPEQRQRELMRLLRGAGALSIRHLASSLGVSHMTVRRDIAALEDEGLVDAVQGGVRLRERTGVEPPRERGSRAVLELPRKEAVARRAAALIADDMTVFIDAGTTCQALVPHLTARRGLTVVTNDFFTVSALYAHPAIEVIHTGGVVDAASGSSSGALAAATVSAMTLDLAILSTGTWDTAHGLTTPELDKVVLKRAVLDAATSGALVADSTKYGTAERFRVVPLDALDVIVSDAELPESAAAAIAEMGVELWTAEE from the coding sequence ATGTCGACACCGCCACCCCTCATCCCGGAACAGCGTCAGCGCGAACTGATGCGTCTCCTGCGCGGAGCGGGGGCGCTCAGCATCCGCCATCTGGCCTCGTCGCTGGGGGTGTCGCACATGACCGTGCGGCGCGACATCGCCGCGCTCGAGGACGAGGGTCTGGTGGATGCCGTGCAGGGCGGCGTGCGCCTCCGCGAACGCACCGGCGTGGAGCCCCCGCGCGAGCGCGGCTCTCGCGCAGTCCTCGAGCTGCCGCGCAAGGAGGCCGTCGCGCGTCGCGCCGCCGCACTCATCGCCGACGACATGACCGTCTTCATCGATGCGGGGACGACGTGTCAGGCCCTCGTTCCTCACCTCACGGCGCGCCGCGGACTGACCGTGGTGACCAATGACTTCTTCACCGTCTCGGCGCTCTACGCGCACCCCGCGATCGAGGTCATCCACACCGGCGGGGTGGTGGATGCCGCGAGCGGTTCGTCGAGCGGTGCCCTCGCCGCCGCCACCGTCTCGGCCATGACCCTCGACCTCGCGATCCTCAGCACCGGAACCTGGGACACCGCGCACGGGCTGACGACCCCCGAGCTCGACAAGGTCGTCTTGAAGCGAGCGGTTCTGGATGCCGCGACCTCGGGCGCCCTCGTCGCCGACAGCACGAAGTACGGCACCGCGGAGCGTTTCCGGGTCGTCCCCCTCGACGCGCTGGACGTCATCGTGAGCGACGCCGAACTGCCCGAGAGTGCGGCCGCGGCGATCGCCGAGATGGGCGTGGAGCTGTGGACAGCCGAGGAGTGA
- a CDS encoding bifunctional 4-hydroxy-2-oxoglutarate aldolase/2-dehydro-3-deoxy-phosphogluconate aldolase, with translation MLKKHEVLSSVIDTGVVLIVRLDSPDEALAVSRAAVAGGIRALEITLSVPRALEVVRTLADEFGDHVAVGVGTVLDAEMAVASVQAGARMLVSPNLNPDMIRAANRYQAVTISGAFTPTEIVATMEAGADIVKLFPTEIAGPDYLRTVMAPLAHAPILPAGGATRDNVGDWFGAGALAVGVGSAITKAARPTGDMADVTRAAADFLAAVASARTPH, from the coding sequence ATGTTAAAGAAACATGAAGTCCTCTCCTCCGTCATCGACACCGGCGTCGTCCTGATCGTCCGGCTCGATTCCCCGGACGAGGCGCTTGCCGTCTCCCGTGCAGCGGTGGCCGGCGGCATCCGTGCCCTCGAGATCACCCTCTCGGTGCCGCGGGCACTCGAGGTCGTGCGCACCCTGGCCGACGAGTTCGGCGATCACGTGGCCGTGGGTGTCGGCACGGTTCTGGATGCCGAGATGGCTGTCGCCTCCGTGCAGGCCGGGGCTCGCATGCTCGTGAGCCCGAACCTCAACCCCGACATGATCCGCGCCGCCAACCGCTACCAGGCCGTGACGATCAGCGGGGCGTTCACCCCGACCGAGATCGTCGCCACCATGGAGGCCGGCGCCGACATCGTCAAACTCTTCCCGACCGAGATCGCCGGTCCCGATTACCTACGCACGGTCATGGCGCCGCTCGCGCACGCCCCGATCCTCCCGGCCGGCGGCGCCACGCGCGACAACGTCGGTGACTGGTTCGGTGCCGGGGCCCTCGCCGTCGGCGTCGGAAGCGCCATCACGAAGGCCGCACGCCCGACCGGCGACATGGCCGACGTCACCCGAGCAGCGGCGGACTTCCTCGCCGCCGTGGCGAGCGCCCGCACGCCGCACTGA
- a CDS encoding AAA family ATPase, protein MRVPERRYRHGVVVGKFYPLHVGHAHLIRSAVRACERVTVEVIAASVESIALEKRAAWVREDHPTVRVVDLLDDTPVDFASETAWDAHTATIAGLLDEPVDVVFTSDEYGAELARRLGADWVQVDPGRRINPVSGTAIRADLDAHWHELSPAVRAGLTARVVVLGAESTGSTTLAEALAAELGTLWVPEYGRELSETREGGLEAPWRSDEFDLVVDRQIAWEQDAARRAPRPVLICDTDVLATALWHERYVGTPAPRILERAAAHRPVLYLLTGDEIPFVQDGMRDGEHIRADMQERFREVLAGQSVPWFEVRGSVAERVASALPAIRRAVAEATSFAAPMEGRPPAEQEELRRRADG, encoded by the coding sequence ATGCGCGTGCCTGAGCGTCGCTACCGGCACGGGGTGGTGGTCGGCAAGTTCTACCCCCTCCACGTCGGGCACGCGCACCTCATCCGCTCGGCCGTCCGCGCGTGCGAGCGGGTCACGGTCGAGGTGATCGCGGCATCCGTCGAGTCCATCGCGCTCGAGAAGCGCGCCGCCTGGGTGCGCGAGGACCACCCGACGGTGCGGGTGGTCGACCTCCTCGACGACACCCCGGTGGACTTCGCCTCCGAGACCGCGTGGGACGCGCACACCGCGACCATCGCGGGACTGCTCGACGAACCGGTCGATGTCGTCTTCACCTCCGACGAGTACGGCGCAGAGCTCGCGCGCCGCCTCGGCGCCGACTGGGTGCAGGTCGACCCCGGTCGCCGGATCAACCCCGTATCGGGGACCGCGATCCGCGCCGACCTCGACGCGCACTGGCACGAGCTGTCGCCGGCGGTGCGCGCCGGCCTCACCGCGCGCGTCGTCGTGCTGGGCGCCGAATCGACGGGCTCGACCACGCTCGCCGAGGCGCTCGCCGCCGAGCTCGGGACCCTCTGGGTGCCCGAATACGGCCGCGAGCTGAGCGAGACCCGCGAGGGGGGACTCGAGGCGCCGTGGCGTAGCGACGAGTTCGACCTCGTCGTCGACCGGCAGATCGCCTGGGAACAGGATGCCGCGCGCCGGGCACCGCGGCCCGTGCTCATCTGCGACACCGACGTGCTCGCCACCGCCCTGTGGCACGAGCGGTACGTGGGCACCCCGGCGCCGCGCATCCTCGAGCGGGCCGCGGCGCACCGGCCGGTGCTCTACCTCCTCACCGGGGATGAGATCCCCTTCGTGCAGGACGGGATGCGCGACGGAGAGCACATCCGCGCCGACATGCAGGAGCGCTTCCGCGAGGTGCTCGCGGGGCAGTCGGTGCCCTGGTTCGAGGTGCGGGGGAGCGTGGCCGAGCGGGTGGCATCCGCCCTTCCGGCCATCCGTCGTGCGGTGGCGGAGGCGACCTCGTTCGCCGCCCCCATGGAGGGGAGACCGCCCGCGGAGCAAGAGGAGCTTCGTCGGCGGGCCGACGGTTAG
- a CDS encoding MFS transporter, which yields MSETTADAPVLTRDEKKTIRIRWFLVGFLILGGVVNYLDRSTLSVANTTIAGEFGLDPLAMGLLLSAFSWPYAIANLPAGYLVDKFGPKKMFAFAAGAWSLVSIVTAAANSFGVLYACRVALGITESPFFTSALKVNERWFNKSERALPVSLVNTGSQIANAIAPPLLTFLLLTMSWRGMFIIVGAFGIVVALVWLRIYRDPTLKEQALIKGAEAEARVAASVEKVGWGRLLLQSNTWFMVLGAFGIFYTVWVYLTWLPSYLQTARGFSLAQSGWLASLPFLCGIIGVIFGGWLSNRLVRRGVNTVRARKIPIVGGAVLAAAAVLPVAYVDSTPLAIVLLSVGYFASQVPIGCLWTLASDVAPSNQVASLGAIQNFGGFIGAAVAPVVTGAILASTGGNYTTVFLIGGVLLLVGALSYGLFVKDRSVAAS from the coding sequence ATGAGCGAGACGACGGCTGACGCGCCGGTGCTCACGCGCGACGAGAAGAAGACGATCCGGATCCGATGGTTCCTGGTCGGCTTCCTCATCCTCGGCGGGGTGGTGAACTACCTCGACCGTTCGACCCTCAGCGTGGCGAACACCACGATCGCCGGAGAGTTCGGGCTCGACCCGCTCGCGATGGGTCTGCTGCTGTCGGCGTTCTCGTGGCCGTACGCGATCGCGAACCTCCCCGCCGGTTACCTCGTCGACAAGTTCGGGCCCAAGAAGATGTTCGCGTTCGCCGCGGGCGCGTGGTCGCTCGTGTCGATCGTGACCGCCGCTGCGAACTCGTTCGGCGTGCTCTACGCCTGCCGCGTCGCTCTCGGCATCACCGAGTCGCCGTTCTTCACCTCGGCGCTGAAGGTCAACGAGCGCTGGTTCAACAAGTCCGAGCGGGCGCTCCCGGTCTCGCTCGTGAACACGGGTTCGCAGATCGCCAACGCGATCGCCCCGCCGCTGCTGACCTTCCTCCTGCTGACGATGAGCTGGCGTGGCATGTTCATCATCGTCGGAGCCTTCGGCATCGTCGTCGCCCTCGTGTGGCTCCGCATCTACCGCGACCCGACCCTGAAGGAGCAGGCGCTCATCAAGGGCGCCGAGGCCGAGGCGCGCGTCGCCGCATCGGTCGAGAAGGTCGGCTGGGGACGCCTGCTGCTGCAGTCGAACACCTGGTTCATGGTGCTCGGCGCCTTCGGCATCTTCTACACCGTGTGGGTCTACCTCACCTGGCTCCCCAGCTACCTGCAGACCGCTCGCGGCTTCAGCCTCGCGCAGAGCGGGTGGCTCGCATCGCTGCCGTTCCTCTGCGGCATCATCGGCGTGATCTTCGGCGGCTGGCTCTCGAACCGTCTCGTCCGTCGCGGTGTGAACACGGTCCGCGCGCGCAAGATCCCGATCGTCGGCGGGGCGGTCCTCGCCGCCGCGGCGGTGCTCCCCGTCGCGTACGTCGACAGCACCCCGCTCGCGATCGTGCTGCTGTCGGTCGGCTACTTCGCCTCGCAGGTGCCCATCGGATGCCTCTGGACCCTCGCCTCCGACGTCGCCCCCTCCAACCAGGTCGCGTCCCTCGGTGCGATCCAGAACTTCGGCGGGTTCATCGGCGCGGCCGTCGCCCCCGTCGTCACCGGCGCGATCCTCGCCTCCACCGGGGGGAACTACACCACGGTGTTCCTCATCGGCGGTGTACTGCTTCTGGTCGGCGCGCTGTCGTACGGCCTGTTCGTCAAGGACCGCTCCGTCGCGGCATCCTGA